In Vitis riparia cultivar Riparia Gloire de Montpellier isolate 1030 chromosome 19, EGFV_Vit.rip_1.0, whole genome shotgun sequence, the following proteins share a genomic window:
- the LOC117909326 gene encoding ent-kaurene synthase TSP4, chloroplastic isoform X3, producing MALYSSNSLLLLLHHKPKSSCVTAPISASLSPGLKTWTEGNHVGLGFEGTKERIKKMFDKVELSVSSYDTAWVAMVPSPYSSQAPYFPECVNWLLENQSHDGSWGLPHPHPMLVKDALSSTLASVLALKRWGVGEEQRNKGLWFIASNFASVSDEKQHSPIGFDIIFPGMIEYAKELDLNLPLGQRDVDAMLQKRDLELKGGLGSNTKSREAYLAYISEGMGRLQDWEMVMKYQMKNGSLLNSPSATAAALSHLQNAGCLNYLRSLLEKFGNAVPTVYPLDLYARLCLVDNLERLGINRYFRTEIRSVLDETYRCWLQREEEIFADTATCAMAFRILRLNGYDISSVPLAQFAEDDQYFKFGQDFKDLGAALELFRASEMIIHPDEVVLEKQNSWSSHFLRQGLSNSSIHADRLNKYIAQEVEDALRFPYYANLDRIANRRSIEHYNVDDTRILKTAYRSSHFCNKDLLKLAVEDFNICQSIHQNELKQLERWIIENRLDKLKFARQKLAYCYFSAAATIFSPEQSDARLSWAKNSVLTTVVDDFFDIGGSEEELLNLIQLVEKWDIDVAVDCCSEQVEIVFSALHSAISEIGVKASAWQARNVTSHIIDIWLKLLRSMLQEAQWVSKKSAPTMDEYMTNAYVSFALGPIVLPALYFVGPKLSEEVVEGPECHKLYKLVSTCGRLLNDIHSFKRESKEGKANALALHMIHGNGVTTEEQAIREMKGLVKSQRRELQRLVLQEKGSTVPRICKDLFWKMSKVLHTFYEKDDGFTSHDMLRAVKSVIYEPALLAEF from the exons ATGGCCCTCTACAGCTCCAacagtcttcttcttcttcttcaccacaAACCCAAGAGCAGCTGCGTCACTGCACCCATATCAg CTTCTCTTAGTCCTGGACTAAAGACTTGGACAGAAGGCAATCATGTTGGTCTG GGCTTTGAAGGGACCAAGGAAAGAATCAAGAAGATGTTTGACAAGGTTGAGCTTTCGGTATCTTCATATGACACAGCTTGGGTTGCTATGGTCCCTTCTCCATATTCCTCACAGGCCCCATACTTCCCGGAGTGTGTGAATTGGTTATTGGAAAATCAGTCTCATGATGGCTCATGGGGTCTTCCTCATCCCCATCCCATGTTAGTCAAAGATGCTCTTTCATCTACTTTGGCATCTGTCCTTGCACTCAAGCGATGGGGTGTTGGTGAAGAGCAAAGGAACAAGG GGCTCTGGTTTATTGCATCCAATTTTGCTTCAGTTAGCGATGAGAAACAACATTCTCCAATTGGATTCGATATAATATTTCCTGGTATGATTGAGTATGCCAAAGAATTAGATTTGAACCTCCCTTTGGGGCAAAGAGATGTAGATGCTATGCTTCAGAAGAGGGATTTGGAGCTCAAAGG AGGCTTGGGAAGCAACACTAAGAGCAGAGAAGCCTACTTAGCATATATTTCGGAAGGAATGGGAAGGTTACAAGACTGGGAAATGGTTATGAAATATCAGATGAAGAATGGGTCTCTGCTCAATTCACCTTCCGCCACAGCAGCTGCTCTTTCTCACCTTCAAAATGCGGGTTGTCTGAATTACCTTCGATCTCTTTTAGAGAAGTTTGGGAATGCTG TTCCAACAGTGTATCCTCTAGATTTATATGCTCGTTTATGTTTGGTCGACAATCTTGAAAGGTTGGGAATCAATCGGTATTTTAGGACGGAGATCAGAAGTGTATTGGATGAAACATACAG ATGCTGGCTGCAGAGGGAGGAAGAGATATTTGCAGACACAGCCACCTGTGCAATGGCATTTCGGATACTACGTTTAAATGGATATGACATCTCTTCAG TTCCATTAGCTCAATTTGCTGAAGACGATCAGTATTTCAAGTTTGGACAAGATTTTAAGGACTTGGGGGCTGCCCTTGAGTTATTTAGGGCTTCAGAGATGATTATACACCCAGATGAAGTGGTTTTGGAGAAACAAAACTCATGGTCAAGTCATTTTCTAAGACAGGGACTATCGAACAGTTCAATTCATGCAGATAGACTCAATAAGTACATTGCCCAAGAG GTGGAGGATGCTCTTAGGTTTCCCTACTACGCAAATTTGGATCGCATAGCAAACAGAAGAAGTATTGAGCATTATAATGTAGATGATACAAGGATATTAAAAACTGCATATCG CTCTTCACATTTCTGCAACAAAGATCTCCTAAAACTAGCAGTTGAAGACTTCAATATCTGTCAATCAATACACCAAAACGAACTCAAACAACTTGAGAG GTGGATTATAGAGAACAGATTAGACAAGCTAAAGTTTGCGAGGCAGAAGCTGGCCTACTGTTACTTCTCTGCTGCAGCAACCATATTCTCTCCTGAACAATCTGATGCCCGCCTTTCGTGGGCCAAAAACAGTGTTCTCACAACTGTGGTTGATGACTTCTTTGACATTGGAGGCTCTGAAGAGGAGCTCCTAAACCTTATTCAACTGGTTGAGAA GTGGGATATAGATGTAGCCGTGGATTGTTGTTCTGAACAAGTTGAGATCGTTTTTTCAGCACTCCACAGCGCAATATCTGAGATTGGAGTCAAAGCATCAGCATGGCAAGCCCGTAACGTGACAAGCCATATAATTGATATC TGGCTGAAGTTGCTAAGATCTATGTTACAAGAAGCTCAGTGGGTGAGTAAAAAATCAGCTCCAACAATGGATGAATACATGACAAATGCATATGTATCCTTTGCTCTGGGACCAATTGTCCTCCCGGCGCTCTATTTTGTTGGTCCTAAGCTTTCAGAGGAGGTTGTTGAAGGACCTGAGTGCCATAAACTATATAAGCTTGTGAGCACCTGTGGGCGTCTTTTGAATGATATCCACAGCTTTAAG AGGGAGTCCAAGGAAGGGAAAGCGAATGCTCTAGCACTACACATGATACATGGCAATGGTGTCACTACTGAAGAACAGGCCATCAGAGAGATGAAGGGTTTAGTTAAGAGTCAGAGGAGAGAACTTCAGAGATTAGTTCTACAGGAGAAGGGTAGCACAGTACCAAGAATTTGCAAggatttattttggaaaatgagcAAAGTGTTGCACACATTTTATGAGAAAGACGATGGATTCACTTCACATGACATGCTCCGTGCTGTGAAATCAGTCATTTATGAACCTGCTCTTCTTGCTGAATTCTAA
- the LOC117909326 gene encoding ent-kaurene synthase TSP4, chloroplastic isoform X1, translated as MGFGGAAMALYSSNSLLLLLHHKPKSSCVTAPISASLSPGLKTWTEGNHVGLGFEGTKERIKKMFDKVELSVSSYDTAWVAMVPSPYSSQAPYFPECVNWLLENQSHDGSWGLPHPHPMLVKDALSSTLASVLALKRWGVGEEQRNKGLWFIASNFASVSDEKQHSPIGFDIIFPGMIEYAKELDLNLPLGQRDVDAMLQKRDLELKGGLGSNTKSREAYLAYISEGMGRLQDWEMVMKYQMKNGSLLNSPSATAAALSHLQNAGCLNYLRSLLEKFGNAVPTVYPLDLYARLCLVDNLERLGINRYFRTEIRSVLDETYRCWLQREEEIFADTATCAMAFRILRLNGYDISSVPLAQFAEDDQYFKFGQDFKDLGAALELFRASEMIIHPDEVVLEKQNSWSSHFLRQGLSNSSIHADRLNKYIAQEVEDALRFPYYANLDRIANRRSIEHYNVDDTRILKTAYRSSHFCNKDLLKLAVEDFNICQSIHQNELKQLERWIIENRLDKLKFARQKLAYCYFSAAATIFSPEQSDARLSWAKNSVLTTVVDDFFDIGGSEEELLNLIQLVEKWDIDVAVDCCSEQVEIVFSALHSAISEIGVKASAWQARNVTSHIIDIWLKLLRSMLQEAQWVSKKSAPTMDEYMTNAYVSFALGPIVLPALYFVGPKLSEEVVEGPECHKLYKLVSTCGRLLNDIHSFKRESKEGKANALALHMIHGNGVTTEEQAIREMKGLVKSQRRELQRLVLQEKGSTVPRICKDLFWKMSKVLHTFYEKDDGFTSHDMLRAVKSVIYEPALLAEF; from the exons ATGGGTTTTGGCGGTGCAGCAATGGCCCTCTACAGCTCCAacagtcttcttcttcttcttcaccacaAACCCAAGAGCAGCTGCGTCACTGCACCCATATCAg CTTCTCTTAGTCCTGGACTAAAGACTTGGACAGAAGGCAATCATGTTGGTCTG GGCTTTGAAGGGACCAAGGAAAGAATCAAGAAGATGTTTGACAAGGTTGAGCTTTCGGTATCTTCATATGACACAGCTTGGGTTGCTATGGTCCCTTCTCCATATTCCTCACAGGCCCCATACTTCCCGGAGTGTGTGAATTGGTTATTGGAAAATCAGTCTCATGATGGCTCATGGGGTCTTCCTCATCCCCATCCCATGTTAGTCAAAGATGCTCTTTCATCTACTTTGGCATCTGTCCTTGCACTCAAGCGATGGGGTGTTGGTGAAGAGCAAAGGAACAAGG GGCTCTGGTTTATTGCATCCAATTTTGCTTCAGTTAGCGATGAGAAACAACATTCTCCAATTGGATTCGATATAATATTTCCTGGTATGATTGAGTATGCCAAAGAATTAGATTTGAACCTCCCTTTGGGGCAAAGAGATGTAGATGCTATGCTTCAGAAGAGGGATTTGGAGCTCAAAGG AGGCTTGGGAAGCAACACTAAGAGCAGAGAAGCCTACTTAGCATATATTTCGGAAGGAATGGGAAGGTTACAAGACTGGGAAATGGTTATGAAATATCAGATGAAGAATGGGTCTCTGCTCAATTCACCTTCCGCCACAGCAGCTGCTCTTTCTCACCTTCAAAATGCGGGTTGTCTGAATTACCTTCGATCTCTTTTAGAGAAGTTTGGGAATGCTG TTCCAACAGTGTATCCTCTAGATTTATATGCTCGTTTATGTTTGGTCGACAATCTTGAAAGGTTGGGAATCAATCGGTATTTTAGGACGGAGATCAGAAGTGTATTGGATGAAACATACAG ATGCTGGCTGCAGAGGGAGGAAGAGATATTTGCAGACACAGCCACCTGTGCAATGGCATTTCGGATACTACGTTTAAATGGATATGACATCTCTTCAG TTCCATTAGCTCAATTTGCTGAAGACGATCAGTATTTCAAGTTTGGACAAGATTTTAAGGACTTGGGGGCTGCCCTTGAGTTATTTAGGGCTTCAGAGATGATTATACACCCAGATGAAGTGGTTTTGGAGAAACAAAACTCATGGTCAAGTCATTTTCTAAGACAGGGACTATCGAACAGTTCAATTCATGCAGATAGACTCAATAAGTACATTGCCCAAGAG GTGGAGGATGCTCTTAGGTTTCCCTACTACGCAAATTTGGATCGCATAGCAAACAGAAGAAGTATTGAGCATTATAATGTAGATGATACAAGGATATTAAAAACTGCATATCG CTCTTCACATTTCTGCAACAAAGATCTCCTAAAACTAGCAGTTGAAGACTTCAATATCTGTCAATCAATACACCAAAACGAACTCAAACAACTTGAGAG GTGGATTATAGAGAACAGATTAGACAAGCTAAAGTTTGCGAGGCAGAAGCTGGCCTACTGTTACTTCTCTGCTGCAGCAACCATATTCTCTCCTGAACAATCTGATGCCCGCCTTTCGTGGGCCAAAAACAGTGTTCTCACAACTGTGGTTGATGACTTCTTTGACATTGGAGGCTCTGAAGAGGAGCTCCTAAACCTTATTCAACTGGTTGAGAA GTGGGATATAGATGTAGCCGTGGATTGTTGTTCTGAACAAGTTGAGATCGTTTTTTCAGCACTCCACAGCGCAATATCTGAGATTGGAGTCAAAGCATCAGCATGGCAAGCCCGTAACGTGACAAGCCATATAATTGATATC TGGCTGAAGTTGCTAAGATCTATGTTACAAGAAGCTCAGTGGGTGAGTAAAAAATCAGCTCCAACAATGGATGAATACATGACAAATGCATATGTATCCTTTGCTCTGGGACCAATTGTCCTCCCGGCGCTCTATTTTGTTGGTCCTAAGCTTTCAGAGGAGGTTGTTGAAGGACCTGAGTGCCATAAACTATATAAGCTTGTGAGCACCTGTGGGCGTCTTTTGAATGATATCCACAGCTTTAAG AGGGAGTCCAAGGAAGGGAAAGCGAATGCTCTAGCACTACACATGATACATGGCAATGGTGTCACTACTGAAGAACAGGCCATCAGAGAGATGAAGGGTTTAGTTAAGAGTCAGAGGAGAGAACTTCAGAGATTAGTTCTACAGGAGAAGGGTAGCACAGTACCAAGAATTTGCAAggatttattttggaaaatgagcAAAGTGTTGCACACATTTTATGAGAAAGACGATGGATTCACTTCACATGACATGCTCCGTGCTGTGAAATCAGTCATTTATGAACCTGCTCTTCTTGCTGAATTCTAA
- the LOC117909326 gene encoding ent-kaurene synthase TSP4, chloroplastic isoform X2, whose product MGICFLSMALYSSNSLLLLLHHKPKSSCVTAPISASLSPGLKTWTEGNHVGLGFEGTKERIKKMFDKVELSVSSYDTAWVAMVPSPYSSQAPYFPECVNWLLENQSHDGSWGLPHPHPMLVKDALSSTLASVLALKRWGVGEEQRNKGLWFIASNFASVSDEKQHSPIGFDIIFPGMIEYAKELDLNLPLGQRDVDAMLQKRDLELKGGLGSNTKSREAYLAYISEGMGRLQDWEMVMKYQMKNGSLLNSPSATAAALSHLQNAGCLNYLRSLLEKFGNAVPTVYPLDLYARLCLVDNLERLGINRYFRTEIRSVLDETYRCWLQREEEIFADTATCAMAFRILRLNGYDISSVPLAQFAEDDQYFKFGQDFKDLGAALELFRASEMIIHPDEVVLEKQNSWSSHFLRQGLSNSSIHADRLNKYIAQEVEDALRFPYYANLDRIANRRSIEHYNVDDTRILKTAYRSSHFCNKDLLKLAVEDFNICQSIHQNELKQLERWIIENRLDKLKFARQKLAYCYFSAAATIFSPEQSDARLSWAKNSVLTTVVDDFFDIGGSEEELLNLIQLVEKWDIDVAVDCCSEQVEIVFSALHSAISEIGVKASAWQARNVTSHIIDIWLKLLRSMLQEAQWVSKKSAPTMDEYMTNAYVSFALGPIVLPALYFVGPKLSEEVVEGPECHKLYKLVSTCGRLLNDIHSFKRESKEGKANALALHMIHGNGVTTEEQAIREMKGLVKSQRRELQRLVLQEKGSTVPRICKDLFWKMSKVLHTFYEKDDGFTSHDMLRAVKSVIYEPALLAEF is encoded by the exons ATGggaatttgttttcttt CAATGGCCCTCTACAGCTCCAacagtcttcttcttcttcttcaccacaAACCCAAGAGCAGCTGCGTCACTGCACCCATATCAg CTTCTCTTAGTCCTGGACTAAAGACTTGGACAGAAGGCAATCATGTTGGTCTG GGCTTTGAAGGGACCAAGGAAAGAATCAAGAAGATGTTTGACAAGGTTGAGCTTTCGGTATCTTCATATGACACAGCTTGGGTTGCTATGGTCCCTTCTCCATATTCCTCACAGGCCCCATACTTCCCGGAGTGTGTGAATTGGTTATTGGAAAATCAGTCTCATGATGGCTCATGGGGTCTTCCTCATCCCCATCCCATGTTAGTCAAAGATGCTCTTTCATCTACTTTGGCATCTGTCCTTGCACTCAAGCGATGGGGTGTTGGTGAAGAGCAAAGGAACAAGG GGCTCTGGTTTATTGCATCCAATTTTGCTTCAGTTAGCGATGAGAAACAACATTCTCCAATTGGATTCGATATAATATTTCCTGGTATGATTGAGTATGCCAAAGAATTAGATTTGAACCTCCCTTTGGGGCAAAGAGATGTAGATGCTATGCTTCAGAAGAGGGATTTGGAGCTCAAAGG AGGCTTGGGAAGCAACACTAAGAGCAGAGAAGCCTACTTAGCATATATTTCGGAAGGAATGGGAAGGTTACAAGACTGGGAAATGGTTATGAAATATCAGATGAAGAATGGGTCTCTGCTCAATTCACCTTCCGCCACAGCAGCTGCTCTTTCTCACCTTCAAAATGCGGGTTGTCTGAATTACCTTCGATCTCTTTTAGAGAAGTTTGGGAATGCTG TTCCAACAGTGTATCCTCTAGATTTATATGCTCGTTTATGTTTGGTCGACAATCTTGAAAGGTTGGGAATCAATCGGTATTTTAGGACGGAGATCAGAAGTGTATTGGATGAAACATACAG ATGCTGGCTGCAGAGGGAGGAAGAGATATTTGCAGACACAGCCACCTGTGCAATGGCATTTCGGATACTACGTTTAAATGGATATGACATCTCTTCAG TTCCATTAGCTCAATTTGCTGAAGACGATCAGTATTTCAAGTTTGGACAAGATTTTAAGGACTTGGGGGCTGCCCTTGAGTTATTTAGGGCTTCAGAGATGATTATACACCCAGATGAAGTGGTTTTGGAGAAACAAAACTCATGGTCAAGTCATTTTCTAAGACAGGGACTATCGAACAGTTCAATTCATGCAGATAGACTCAATAAGTACATTGCCCAAGAG GTGGAGGATGCTCTTAGGTTTCCCTACTACGCAAATTTGGATCGCATAGCAAACAGAAGAAGTATTGAGCATTATAATGTAGATGATACAAGGATATTAAAAACTGCATATCG CTCTTCACATTTCTGCAACAAAGATCTCCTAAAACTAGCAGTTGAAGACTTCAATATCTGTCAATCAATACACCAAAACGAACTCAAACAACTTGAGAG GTGGATTATAGAGAACAGATTAGACAAGCTAAAGTTTGCGAGGCAGAAGCTGGCCTACTGTTACTTCTCTGCTGCAGCAACCATATTCTCTCCTGAACAATCTGATGCCCGCCTTTCGTGGGCCAAAAACAGTGTTCTCACAACTGTGGTTGATGACTTCTTTGACATTGGAGGCTCTGAAGAGGAGCTCCTAAACCTTATTCAACTGGTTGAGAA GTGGGATATAGATGTAGCCGTGGATTGTTGTTCTGAACAAGTTGAGATCGTTTTTTCAGCACTCCACAGCGCAATATCTGAGATTGGAGTCAAAGCATCAGCATGGCAAGCCCGTAACGTGACAAGCCATATAATTGATATC TGGCTGAAGTTGCTAAGATCTATGTTACAAGAAGCTCAGTGGGTGAGTAAAAAATCAGCTCCAACAATGGATGAATACATGACAAATGCATATGTATCCTTTGCTCTGGGACCAATTGTCCTCCCGGCGCTCTATTTTGTTGGTCCTAAGCTTTCAGAGGAGGTTGTTGAAGGACCTGAGTGCCATAAACTATATAAGCTTGTGAGCACCTGTGGGCGTCTTTTGAATGATATCCACAGCTTTAAG AGGGAGTCCAAGGAAGGGAAAGCGAATGCTCTAGCACTACACATGATACATGGCAATGGTGTCACTACTGAAGAACAGGCCATCAGAGAGATGAAGGGTTTAGTTAAGAGTCAGAGGAGAGAACTTCAGAGATTAGTTCTACAGGAGAAGGGTAGCACAGTACCAAGAATTTGCAAggatttattttggaaaatgagcAAAGTGTTGCACACATTTTATGAGAAAGACGATGGATTCACTTCACATGACATGCTCCGTGCTGTGAAATCAGTCATTTATGAACCTGCTCTTCTTGCTGAATTCTAA
- the LOC117909326 gene encoding ent-kaurene synthase TSP4, chloroplastic isoform X4 has product MNIGGGKGVDLLSVEYRKAVSSLMLKASLSPGLKTWTEGNHVGLGFEGTKERIKKMFDKVELSVSSYDTAWVAMVPSPYSSQAPYFPECVNWLLENQSHDGSWGLPHPHPMLVKDALSSTLASVLALKRWGVGEEQRNKGLWFIASNFASVSDEKQHSPIGFDIIFPGMIEYAKELDLNLPLGQRDVDAMLQKRDLELKGGLGSNTKSREAYLAYISEGMGRLQDWEMVMKYQMKNGSLLNSPSATAAALSHLQNAGCLNYLRSLLEKFGNAVPTVYPLDLYARLCLVDNLERLGINRYFRTEIRSVLDETYRCWLQREEEIFADTATCAMAFRILRLNGYDISSVPLAQFAEDDQYFKFGQDFKDLGAALELFRASEMIIHPDEVVLEKQNSWSSHFLRQGLSNSSIHADRLNKYIAQEVEDALRFPYYANLDRIANRRSIEHYNVDDTRILKTAYRSSHFCNKDLLKLAVEDFNICQSIHQNELKQLERWIIENRLDKLKFARQKLAYCYFSAAATIFSPEQSDARLSWAKNSVLTTVVDDFFDIGGSEEELLNLIQLVEKWDIDVAVDCCSEQVEIVFSALHSAISEIGVKASAWQARNVTSHIIDIWLKLLRSMLQEAQWVSKKSAPTMDEYMTNAYVSFALGPIVLPALYFVGPKLSEEVVEGPECHKLYKLVSTCGRLLNDIHSFKRESKEGKANALALHMIHGNGVTTEEQAIREMKGLVKSQRRELQRLVLQEKGSTVPRICKDLFWKMSKVLHTFYEKDDGFTSHDMLRAVKSVIYEPALLAEF; this is encoded by the exons ATGAATATAGGGGGAGGTAAGGGTGTGGACCTTCTAAGTGTTGAATATAGGAAGGCAGTATCCAGTTTGATGCTCAAGG CTTCTCTTAGTCCTGGACTAAAGACTTGGACAGAAGGCAATCATGTTGGTCTG GGCTTTGAAGGGACCAAGGAAAGAATCAAGAAGATGTTTGACAAGGTTGAGCTTTCGGTATCTTCATATGACACAGCTTGGGTTGCTATGGTCCCTTCTCCATATTCCTCACAGGCCCCATACTTCCCGGAGTGTGTGAATTGGTTATTGGAAAATCAGTCTCATGATGGCTCATGGGGTCTTCCTCATCCCCATCCCATGTTAGTCAAAGATGCTCTTTCATCTACTTTGGCATCTGTCCTTGCACTCAAGCGATGGGGTGTTGGTGAAGAGCAAAGGAACAAGG GGCTCTGGTTTATTGCATCCAATTTTGCTTCAGTTAGCGATGAGAAACAACATTCTCCAATTGGATTCGATATAATATTTCCTGGTATGATTGAGTATGCCAAAGAATTAGATTTGAACCTCCCTTTGGGGCAAAGAGATGTAGATGCTATGCTTCAGAAGAGGGATTTGGAGCTCAAAGG AGGCTTGGGAAGCAACACTAAGAGCAGAGAAGCCTACTTAGCATATATTTCGGAAGGAATGGGAAGGTTACAAGACTGGGAAATGGTTATGAAATATCAGATGAAGAATGGGTCTCTGCTCAATTCACCTTCCGCCACAGCAGCTGCTCTTTCTCACCTTCAAAATGCGGGTTGTCTGAATTACCTTCGATCTCTTTTAGAGAAGTTTGGGAATGCTG TTCCAACAGTGTATCCTCTAGATTTATATGCTCGTTTATGTTTGGTCGACAATCTTGAAAGGTTGGGAATCAATCGGTATTTTAGGACGGAGATCAGAAGTGTATTGGATGAAACATACAG ATGCTGGCTGCAGAGGGAGGAAGAGATATTTGCAGACACAGCCACCTGTGCAATGGCATTTCGGATACTACGTTTAAATGGATATGACATCTCTTCAG TTCCATTAGCTCAATTTGCTGAAGACGATCAGTATTTCAAGTTTGGACAAGATTTTAAGGACTTGGGGGCTGCCCTTGAGTTATTTAGGGCTTCAGAGATGATTATACACCCAGATGAAGTGGTTTTGGAGAAACAAAACTCATGGTCAAGTCATTTTCTAAGACAGGGACTATCGAACAGTTCAATTCATGCAGATAGACTCAATAAGTACATTGCCCAAGAG GTGGAGGATGCTCTTAGGTTTCCCTACTACGCAAATTTGGATCGCATAGCAAACAGAAGAAGTATTGAGCATTATAATGTAGATGATACAAGGATATTAAAAACTGCATATCG CTCTTCACATTTCTGCAACAAAGATCTCCTAAAACTAGCAGTTGAAGACTTCAATATCTGTCAATCAATACACCAAAACGAACTCAAACAACTTGAGAG GTGGATTATAGAGAACAGATTAGACAAGCTAAAGTTTGCGAGGCAGAAGCTGGCCTACTGTTACTTCTCTGCTGCAGCAACCATATTCTCTCCTGAACAATCTGATGCCCGCCTTTCGTGGGCCAAAAACAGTGTTCTCACAACTGTGGTTGATGACTTCTTTGACATTGGAGGCTCTGAAGAGGAGCTCCTAAACCTTATTCAACTGGTTGAGAA GTGGGATATAGATGTAGCCGTGGATTGTTGTTCTGAACAAGTTGAGATCGTTTTTTCAGCACTCCACAGCGCAATATCTGAGATTGGAGTCAAAGCATCAGCATGGCAAGCCCGTAACGTGACAAGCCATATAATTGATATC TGGCTGAAGTTGCTAAGATCTATGTTACAAGAAGCTCAGTGGGTGAGTAAAAAATCAGCTCCAACAATGGATGAATACATGACAAATGCATATGTATCCTTTGCTCTGGGACCAATTGTCCTCCCGGCGCTCTATTTTGTTGGTCCTAAGCTTTCAGAGGAGGTTGTTGAAGGACCTGAGTGCCATAAACTATATAAGCTTGTGAGCACCTGTGGGCGTCTTTTGAATGATATCCACAGCTTTAAG AGGGAGTCCAAGGAAGGGAAAGCGAATGCTCTAGCACTACACATGATACATGGCAATGGTGTCACTACTGAAGAACAGGCCATCAGAGAGATGAAGGGTTTAGTTAAGAGTCAGAGGAGAGAACTTCAGAGATTAGTTCTACAGGAGAAGGGTAGCACAGTACCAAGAATTTGCAAggatttattttggaaaatgagcAAAGTGTTGCACACATTTTATGAGAAAGACGATGGATTCACTTCACATGACATGCTCCGTGCTGTGAAATCAGTCATTTATGAACCTGCTCTTCTTGCTGAATTCTAA